TGTATAATTGATGAGCAGCGCTAAAACGCTCCTTCCGCTCGATATAAATCATGATCGTCGCGTCAAATTTTTTGCAAAGATAGCCAATACTGAGGCGCTCTACTTCAATTTGGCATTGTTGTGATGACGGTCGTGATCGCGCTTTGTTTTAGCCTCCATTTTTCGATCGAAGGCCGCTTGTAAATCCGTGTCAGTTTGATTGGCTAAACAAAGCACTACAAAGAGTACATCGGCTAGCTCTTCTCCCAGATCCTTAGCCTTATCACTTTCCTTTTCGCTCTGCTCGCCATAGCGACGGGCAATAATGCGCGCTACTTCCCCTACCTCTTCAGTAAGTTGAGCCATATTGGTAAGCTCATTAAAATAGCGTACCCCATGATTTTGAATCCACTCGTCGACCTGGCCTTGTAATTCGGTAATTCCTTTCATACTTATCTTATCGCTGCAAGCTTAGGAATTTTTTATAAATCTCCCCTTCCCATTGCAATTGCAAAAAGTAGGTTCCTGTTCCGCAGGCCTGGCCTTGGTATTTTCCATCCCAGGCAAAGTCCATTTGAGAGC
The Croceimicrobium hydrocarbonivorans genome window above contains:
- a CDS encoding nucleotide pyrophosphohydrolase, whose translation is MKGITELQGQVDEWIQNHGVRYFNELTNMAQLTEEVGEVARIIARRYGEQSEKESDKAKDLGEELADVLFVVLCLANQTDTDLQAAFDRKMEAKTKRDHDRHHNNAKLK